The Vibrio coralliirubri DNA window CAGGGACTGCACGTTGTCTTCTTTGGACTTCTTGTTCTTGTTCCACCATTACCATGTTGAAACTTAACGTTTCACTGTTATCTGGTGAACGTTGGTGGCCATTATCGACCATCCAAGCCATAAAGGAAAACAGAGCTAAGCCCAATGCACCCGCTAGCGGTAAAGCAAGAAATAGGCGAATCATTTATGAAGATCCTCCAAGATCATCGCTTTTCAGCAGCAAGCGCGATGTTTTTAACACCCGCACCTTTAGCGGCGTCCATCACTTTAACAACCGTACCGTTGTAAGCGTGTTCATCCGCTTGAATAACCAAAGAAGCATCAGGTTGTTCTAGCAACAAGTGTTCTAACGTTGCTTGAACACGTTCAACATCAACAACACGTTTATCGATGAAGATGTCATTCGCAGATGTAATCGCAACAAAGATGCCCGCATCCTTTTGGCTTACCACGTTAGACGCTTGTGGGCGATTGACTTCAACCCCTGATTCACGAACAAATGAACTGGTCACAATAAAGAAAATAAGCATGATAAATACAATATCAAGCATCGAAGTAAGGTCTATTTGAGCCTCTTCGTTTTTAGAATGACGTCGACCGAGTCTCACCGTTGACTCCTTAAAGATTTTTCTAATTTTAATTCTAAGCGGTTACACACTTTCGCTAAACGAGCGTGAACAAACATGCCCGCTAATGCAGCAACCATACCCGCCATAGTTGGCAGCGTTGCCAACGAGATACCTGAAGCCATCAATTTAGGGTCACTGCTTCCTTGAGTCGCCATGACATCAAAAACAGAGATCATACCGGTGACGGTACCTAGCAAACCCAGCATCGGACAAATAGCGACTAACAACTTAATAAAGTTCAAGTTTTGGTTAAGTAAGATACTCGCTTGCCCCAACCAACCTTCACGAATGGCTTTGGCATGCCAAGAAGAGTGATCTTCTCTTTCATGCCACTTAGTAATCCAAGCTTGGCGCTGCTTTGGAAAGTAGAACGCAAGATAAAGCACACGTTCGACTACAAGCACCCAATAAACTAGGACGACAGCCGCGAGCCACCACAGGACGAAACCGCCCTGCTCCATAAAGCTTGATAAAGACAGCAGCCAGTCACTCGTTAACCAACTCGCTGGTAATAGAGAACCCGACAAAATATCCATTACGCAGCAGTCCCAACTGGTGAAACTACAGCTTTTGATTCAACCGTTTTTTCTGCCTGCTCAGCCACAAGGCCAATACCTTGTTTCTCAAGAATATTGCGAATATTTTCAGCCTGAGTGCTAAGAATATTGTGTGCTAATAGCAGAGGCATTGCTGCAACAAGACCAAGTACGGTTGTTACCAGCGCCATCGAAATACCACCCGCCATCACTTTAGGGTCGCCATTACCAAACTGTGTGATTACTTGGAATGTTTCGATCATGCCGGTTACGGTACCTAGAAGACCCAACATTGGGGCAAGTGCTGCTAGAAGTTTTAGCATAGATAAGCCTTTCTCTAGGTGAGTCTGCTCATCCACTACCGCTTCTAAAAGTCGTAGCTCTAGTGCTTCAACGGTTTGGTTTTGCTCTTTATTGTAAACCGCAAGAACACGACCTAGAGGGTTATCACCCGCTTGCTCTGGGTTCTTAAGTTGAGCGCGAATTTTCTGGCGAGCGATAGCCAAAGAAATACCACGAACTAATGCGATGATTACGCCTATAGCCAACAATCCAAGAATCACTTTACCAACCACACCACCCGCTTGAAGGCGATCAGTTAGGCTTGGTGTTAGCGCTAGTTGCTCTAGCATGAACCCACGAGAAGGATCGACAACCACGTTAGACACGTCGCCATTCGCTAATGTAGATAGCGATGCTAAAGTTGGACCATTCGATGGTTGTTTCAGATACGCAATCGCATCTTCACGCTGAGTGTTCCAGCTAACATAGCCTTGGTCTGTTATTAGGCCGATTGAACCTAAGCGATAAGCGTCGACAGTTTGTGTATTGCCTTCACCATTGATGAATGCAATTTGAGATTTGCTAAGCTCAGAGCTCGCTTGGATCTGTTCAACCATGCTCATCCACAAACCGGTCAGCTGTGGCATTGAAGGCAGTGATTTAGCATCAATGATTTGATCGACAGTTGCCGTGTGTTCAGCGCGGTCAACACTATTCACGGTTGAGCTAAGCTCTGCGCCGAGTTCTTTTGCGTTTTGACGAACGACACCGAACAGCTCGCCTAAGCTACCGGTTTCTAAACGCAGTTTCTCTTCTAAGCGAGCAAGCTTGTTTTCGTTATCACTGAAGGTTTGAGTCAGAACATCTGTCGCACCTTGGATAGACGTACGTTTCGCTTCAAGCTGAGCTTTGATCGCTTTCAGTTCTTGTTCTGTCTTTTTGAAATCAGCTTCACGCACTACGTTGTGAGAAGCTTGAGTTCGACTCTCTGATTTTGCTTTATTAACTAGCTGAGCCGTCGTGTCTGATGCAGAGAAAGCAGAAAATGAAATAGACGTAATGCAAAGCAATGCTGCTAATGGCTTTAAGTTCATTACTTAACCTCCGCAACAGTTAAAGAAACAGGTAAAGTAATTAGGCTTGGCGCCGCTTGTTGGCTTGCAATGTCGTAAGCTTTATCTAGCTCAGATTTCATTGAAGAATCTAGCTCTTGCCACTGATTTTGTGTTTGATTCCAAGACCAGTATTGGCTGCCATTTAAGTTACGAGCCACCAAAGAGATACGACCTAGGTGCAACACGTCTGCTTCAATCGTTCTGTCGCTGCTCAATGCAACACGGCCTTGGTAAGCACCGAGCTTGATGCCGTAGTCCATCTCGATTTGGTAAGCTTCTAGGATACGACGATACTTCTCAGCATCACTCACATCTGCACGAGTCATCATTGCTTGCAGCTTTTCAACTCTTTCAAGACGTTGCTCTTTCCTGATTGGCACATCTTGCTCAACTAACTGCTGAAGGCCATCAATCATCTGGTACATCAAAGGCACAACACCTTGACGTGTGTATTTGATCTCGTCGATCTGCCCTTCAATGCTCTGAGCTTCTTGATTCTGGCTCTCAACCAATGCAGCAAGGTGATCGTGATAGATTTCTAGATTTTTCACTTCTTCTTGCAGACGCTCAATCTCAGCTTGCAGCATTAACGTCGCTTGTGAGCTTTTGTCAATAACCTTTTGGCTCGAAGCCGACGCGTTATTGGTCTTGTTTTGAATTGATTGAGCTTGATCCAAGCTGTTTGCCATAGAAGACGTTGCAACCAAACTGATGGCAAGCGCTAGGCTAGTTTTTAAAAGATTCATAATTGTAGTCATTTACTATAGAAGAAGGTCAAATGAATTTTATTGATAAGCACTCTCATTATCATTAAAAGTCACTCTCATTACTAGGGATATTTTTACTGAATAGCAGAATCACGAAAGGGGAAAGCCGAAACTTTCCCCTTAGTATTTAGGCTAACAATAGTACCCTACTAACAAATTAGTATTTTACCTGTAAAGTCGCCATGTAGTTACGGCCTTCGCCAATTACTACGTCTTCAGCAAACTGGTGTTTTGAAGACGTTGAACCGCCACCCGCTAGGTATTCTTTATCAAATACGTTCTCGACTGTTAGACGCGCTACGAAATCAAGAGAATCGTCGTACTTAAGCGTGTATGCAGCACCCATATCTACACGAGCGTAGCCGTCTTTCTTGAATGTGTTCGCGCTATCACCGTAACGAGAACCTTCGTAGATAAGACCTAGGTTCACATCCACTTCGTTTGTTGCTGCATAAGTAGACCAAACGCTTGCTGCAAACTCAGGTACGTCTACAGGACGGTTACCTTCATATGTTTCATGGTTCGTGATTTCAGCATCTAAGTACATTGCAGAACCAGACATTGAGAAGCGCTCTGAAATAAAGCCTTGTGCGGCTAGCTCAGCACCACGGTGAACTTGTTCACCACCTTGTGTCTTCGTCCAATCGCCTGATGAAGTGTCTTCTACATCCATTGAGATGTTTTCTTGGGTAATATCGAATACCGCACCAGAAACGAATAGACGTTCGTCCATCAGTTCCCACTTAGTACCGACTTCGTAAGACACGCCCGTTGCTGCGTCAAGAAGTTCGCCATCGTTGGTGTAGTTGCGGCTTCCGCTAGAAACAACACCTTGTGGTTCGAAACTTTCAGAGTAAGAAGCGTAGATACTACCGTTTGATGCTGGGTGGTAAATCAGGCCAAGCTTAGGCGCTACGTTTTCTTCTGCTACGCCATCACTTACTTTACGGTCGAAACGAGCACCCGCAAGAACTTGCCATTCATCATTGATAGTAATCAAATCTTGGATGTAGAAGCCCCAAGTATCGTAAGTACTCATCTTACCTAGCGATGTTGGACCCACTGACGGCGCTGGTACTGTTGCATCTGGTGCGTATTCAGCGCTGCTGAAGCGATCCATACCACGGTAATAGCTGTAGCCTAACCAGTTAGCACCGAATAATAGTTGGTGCTCTGTGCCCGCAAGATCAGCGGTTGTTGTTAGATCAACGTAAGCCGTTCTGAAACGCCATTTATCATGACGGTAGTTACCGCCTTGAGTCACGGTGCCCGTACCATCAGGATTCATATTTGAAAAGCTTGGGTAGCTTTCCATATCGATACGCTCGAAATCTTGGTAGTTGAAACCTGTTTTTAAAGACCATGTGTCAGTCAGGTTAGCAGCAATATCAAAACCAACATTCTCAACATCATTCTCGATCTGTGACCACTGTGCATCCCAGATGTGCTTGTCGCTACCTACTCGGTTGCCGTCTAGCGTGTATAAAGCGCCAGAATCTACGCTACCTTCGTCGTTAGTTTTGTCGTAATGAACAGAAACTGTCACGTCTTCATTTACATCGTAATCAACGAATACACCACCAACAAAACGTTCTGTTTGTGGTTCAGTTCCGTCACCATAAGTTCTCCAAGAGCCGTAGCTTTCTTTAGATAGAATCGCGCGACCACGTAGAGTTTCTGCATCGTTCAAAGCGCCACTTACGTCTACCGTCGTACGAGAATGGTCATTAGAACCAATATCTTGGCTAACACTTACTTGCGTATCGTAAGTTGGTTTTTTGCTTACCATGTTGATCAAACCACCTGGTGCAGAAATACCGTAAAGAAGACCAGAAGGTCCTTTAAGTACTTCAACACGCTCTAGCAGTTCGATTGGTTGACGGTAGTGAGACCAATGTTGCTGGCCGTTTTTAAGGAAGCCCGAAGAGCTTTCTACCGAGAAACCACGTAGAGAAAAACGTTCACGGTTACGGCTTGTACCGCCAGCACTTACACTCGCGTCATTTTTAAGCACGTCACCAAGCGTTGTTGCACGCTGTTCATCGATGATTTGCTCATCGATTACTGAAACTTGTCCCGGAGTCTCTAATTGAGTCGCCTCCATTCGCATTGCTGTTGTGTTCGTGTCGGCTTTATAACCGTAGTCACGACCTTCAACAACCATATGCTCGTCTGTTTTTACTGTTTCTGCCAATACTGCTGGTGAAGCTAATACCGCGCCGATCACTAAAGCCAATGGGCTCTTTGAAAACATGTCCTTTACTCCGTTTTTATTCTTTTAGACGAGCACTTTGTTATTTATTCGATGTGCTCGCTGAACCGTTTCCGGTACCACTGAATTATTCCGAGAGAGAATATAAGTGATAACCATTACCATTTGCATTAAATTTACATTCTTTGCATTCGTAAAGTTTTGTAAAGGCGTGTCGGAGATTCGTTTTTATAAAGTTAAACAAAACCAATTCAATACAGATGGTTAGAGAGCATTTACGCTAAAAAGTGGTTATCGACGTCAAATCTTTTGAAACAGCGTTATTAGCTCGGCCTATTTAAGATGGCCAGATTGATAAGAAAATTGTCTCTTCTTATTTACTACCTTTGAAACGGCGGCTTTATGTATAAAACTCTCGATAAATGTAAATTTATGGTGAATTGTTTTGTTTTATTTTGTTTAATTGACGGAATTATCAGTGATTTTGATCACATCTATAATTCCAAACTCATTTTTTGTTTTTCGATTTGAACAACCGACTGCTAATCTCCTGCTCACTTTGAAAAGGTATCAAAGTTATAAATAATAAGGAGTGTTCTAAATGAATACCAAGAAACCTATGTCTCTGACTGGTCGAGTAATCCTCGGTATGGTCGTAGGTATATTAACGGGATTTGCCATTCAATCCCTTTTTGCAGACAGCGGATTTGTTAACAACTACATCGTTAACGGACTCTTTGAAGTAGGCGGACAAATCTTTGTCGCCAGTTTAAAAATGCTTGTTGTGCCTCTAGTCTTCGTTTCACTAGTGTGCGGTACAAGTTCTCTTAAAGACTTATCAACTCTTGGCCGTATGGGTGGCAAAACGCTTGCACTTTATATCGGTACTACTGCCGTTGCCATCACTCTAGCATTAACTATCGGTAACCTGTTCCAACCTGGAGCTGGTGCGGATCTTACTGCTGCGAGCTCTTTCAAATCAGCGGATGCCCCTTCTTTGGGCCAAGTTATCATCGACATGTTCCCAACCAACCCTATTCAGGCGATGGCTGAGGGCAAAACGTTACAAGTTATCGTATTTGCAGTGTTGTTTGGTATCGCAATCAGTGCGGCGGGCAAACCCGGTGAACGTATCGCTGCAGTTTTCTCTGATCTAAACGAAGTGATCATGAAGCTAGTTGCGCTACTAATGAACCTTGCTCCTTACGGCGTATTCTTCTTGATGGCGAAACTGTTCTCTGGCCTTGGCTTAAGTGCAATTTGGAACCTAGCAGAATACTTCTTAGTGCTTACTGGTACCCTACTGTTGCATGGCTTGGTGACTTACAGTGCGATGCTTAAAGGATTCACAGGTCTTAGTCCGATTACGTTCCTACGTAAGATGGAAGATGCAATCATGTTTGCATTCTCAACGGCATCTTCGAACGCAACAATTCCAGTAACAATGGAAACAGCTAAGAACCGCATGGGCGTAGACAACAAAGTCGCTTCTTTCACAGTACCACTAGGTGCAACTGTGAACATGGACGGCACTGCAATCATGCAAGGTGTTGCGACGGCGTTTATCGCGCAAGCGTACAACATCGACCTTTCAATGGGTGATTACCTAATGGTTATCCTAACGGCGACACTGGCGTCTGTTGGTACTGCAGGTGTCCCTGGTGTTGGTCTTGTTATGCTAGCGATGGTATTGAACCAAGTTGGTCTACCGCTTGAAGGTATTGCTCTAATCATGGGTGTTGACCGCCTTCTTGATATGATTCGTACCGCTGTAAACATAACAGGTGATAGTGCCGTATCTATCATCGTTGCTAAGTCTGAAGGCGCTCTAGACGAGTCTCGCTTCAACGACCCAGCAGCAGGTGAGAAAGAAGAAGAAGTTAAGCTAGCTCGCCAACAGGCATAGTCTCGCTTATCTGATGCTCTTGTCTTCAAGCTCAGGCGTAATTAATGGCTACGCCTAGCCCATACCAAAGCGCATAAAGAAAAACGCCACTGCAGATGCAGTGGCGTTTTTTATTGGGTATCGCTTAAGTCAGTAAAACTGAGTTGGGACAATTATCTATTTAGCCTTCTTCTCAATAGAGAAAGCTAATCACCGATTGGGAACATCAAGTTCACTCTCAATCCCCCACCTTCTCTATTCTCAGCAGTTACATGTCCATTCATCACACCCATCGCTTCTTTAACTATCGCAAGGCCTAGACCGTAACCGCCAGACTGTTTGTCTCGGGCTGATTCTATTCGTGTAAACGGGTCGAATATACCTGCAATCTTGTTATCAGGAATGCCATCACCGTCATCTTCTACAGATATGACACTGTAACGTTTATCTATGACCTGTTCATATGTAGTCACGACAACATGAGCGTTCTCACCCGCGTATTTAATGGCATTCCCGACCAAGTTACCAATCACTCGAAGCAGTAGCCTCTCATCGACGTTCACCATTGATGTCGGCGTCTCTAGGGAGCCAATCAAAGTTTGATTCGGTTTTAAATCGTTTTGCATCTGCGCGATCAACATTGAACAATAGTGCTCAAGGTGCATTAAGCTTAACTTGGAGTCATAGCGAGAGGTTTCTAAGCGGCTAAATTCAAGTATCTCACCCACCAGCTTGTTCATCTCTTCTGTTTCATTTTCCATTCGTTCTAGCAAACCAATGCTTTTATCATCAACCTTGCTGCGCAGCAGGTGCAGTGCGAGGTTTTGCCTTGCTAATGGCGTTCTTAACTCGTGTGACACATCACGAATCAAACGACGTTGCTTTTCAGCCAGAGATTTAATCTCAAAGGTCATATGATCAAAATCGTGTGCGAGCTCGTTGAATTCTCGCGTGGTGGAATTTAACTCCGACACCACACTGACCGTAAAGTCACCTTGAGCCAGTCTGCGGCTCGCTTCTCTCAATCGATCCAACGGTTGCTGCAGGCTTTTGGCCATAATAATTGAGAACAGAGACAAAACGACCAATGCAATCAAAGCTTTAAGCATATAGGAGTATGGGGCAAAAGATTTTGCAGGGTGAAACTGGTGCGGTAGTTGGATAACCAGTGTTTTACCATTATCTAGTGGCAGACCGAAGATCGGTTTACTAACACGATCACTAAGTTGGTGATCTAACGTTCTTAAGTATTTGAGCTTAAATTCAAAATGCGGGTGCATGTGACGATGTGTGATCGGGCGATTGTCTTTGTCGATGACGAACAGATAATACTGCTGAGCATTGCCCCAGTCCGCGAGTTCATCCATGTCCCCTTCTTCAATCAACACATTCGCTTGATAAGCAAGGTCGAGCATTTCCGCTTTTACCGATTCTGGCACTTTAAGCAGCGCTTTCATCAAGGCTCTTTCTGCTACCCCTTGCAGGATCAAAATACTCACCAAAATGACGGTCAGGTAACTGAACAGTTGGAAAGTGAGTCCCTCTTTACGCTTAGTAATAAAATCAGGGCAACGCAGCAGTTTTTTACTCATGCTCCTACCGACTCTAGGTAACTGTAACCTTTACCACGAACGGTTTTAATATGTTGTTTAGACAAACCGGCCTGAACGAGCTTTCTACGTATATTGCTGATATGCATATCTAAATTACGATCGAAGGGACACAGCTCTTTCTTGAGTACATGGATTTGCAGATCAGATTTGGACACAACAATACCGTCATTTTTAACTAAGTAATCAAGCAAGTCTTTTTCAGTGCCGGTTAATGGCAAACGAGAGAGTTGTTCACACAAGCCGTGATTAGACGAAGCTAAAGATTGTCTTTGGCGTTCAAAACCCACTCGGCGCAAGATCACCTTAATACGGGTTAAGAGTTCAGGAACATTGAAAGGTTTAGCAATGTACTGGTCGGCTCCAGCTTGGTAGCCATCGAGCATTGAGGCATCGTCGTTAAGCGCGGTTAGCATAAGAATGGGAGTAGCAAAACGCTGACAAATACGCCTTGCTACTTGAATGCCGCTTAGGTTCGGAAGCATTACATCGAGTAGAACCAAATCGACAGGATGAGTTTGAATAAACTCAAGCGCGGATTCACCGCAATGAACAGTATCAACGTGATACCCCTCATTTTCTAACACTTCACCCAATAACTCACACAACTGAATATCATCATCAACAACTAAAACGCGAGACATTACACACACCGATAAATAAGAACTGTTTGCATTCTAATTATCGTTATTATTGATTTCAATTATAAAGTGCTCGATTTCCTCTATAGAAGAAAATCTTTTTCAATCGGTACAAATTTTGAGGCAGAATCGATAAGATTTTGAGCAGTTAATCCCGGAACACCATACACTTCAACAGGTTTGCCAAAACGCTCTTTGATTCGCTCTACAAGGATTTCGAAGTCACCGTCTCCCGATACCAAAACAATCGTATCAACCGTCTCAGCAAGTTCTATCGCGTCTAACGCAATACCCACATCCCAGTCGCCTTTTGCACTGCCATCTCGACGCTGAATAAACGGCTTTAATTTCACATTAAAACCCACACCACGAAGGATATGGTGAAATTGACGCTGCTTGGGATCTTGGCTTGAGATTGCGTAAGCATTAGCTACAACAACGTTACGCCCTTCCGTGGCAACATACCAAAACTGGTTATAGTCGAAGTTAGAACGGTATTTGTCGCGCGTCGTGTAGTAAACGTTCTGAACGTCGACCAAAATTGCTATGTTTTCCATAAATTCATACCTTTAGATTTTCCGTATACCCTATTCTATTCAATTGTAAAATGCGAGTCGCTTTACTCAATAAAAATGAACCTGCCAGCTATCGTTAACGTAAACCTAATATCTTTAGCGTAAAGCTAAGTGTCTTTAACGTAATCCTAACTATGCTTATTGTAAGTGTTAGAGCAATTTAGTAATGTCCGGTTTGAGCCATTTTAAAATGTCCTCCTAAGCTTACCTATATTGGTCTGCTTAGGAGTTATCCGGATGCTTATTACTATGAGTGAAAAAGATATTCATCGATTCAAGGTGCTTACTGACGTACGTGAAAAACGACTACGCCAAGTTGACGCCGCTATAATTTTGAATCTGTCTGCGCGCCATATCCGACGTTTGGTGAACAAACTGGTCTCTCTTGGTGCTCAAAGTCTTACACACGCAGCGCGTGGACGCCCAAGTAATCGACGCTACTCAGAACATTTCAGAATTGAAATACTGAAACTTATCCGTGAGCATTACTCTGACTTCTCACCAACGTTCGCTCTGGAAAAACTGACTGAACGACACAATCTATCCGTCTCTAAAGAAACACTCCGTCAATGGATGATCGCCGACGGACTGTGGCTTCCACATTCACAACGCAAACCTCGAGTCTATCAGCCTCGTTACCGTCGTGATTGCTTGGGTGAACTTATCCAAATTGACGGCTCCCATCATGACTGGTTTGAAGGCCGCAGCGACAAATGCTGCCTATTGGTGTTCATTGATGATGCGACTGGCCGTTTGATGAACCTAAGATTCAGCGAGACAGAATCCGCATTTGACTACATGTTGACCACGCGTGAATACCTCAATGAGCACGGTAAACCCATCGCATTTTACAGTGACAAGCACTCAATTTTTCGAGTGAATCAGGAGAAACACAAACAAGTTGGCCAAACTCAATACGGGCGCGTGCTGAAAGAACTGGCCATAGAACTCATCTGTGCCAACAGCTCCCAAGCCAAAGGCCGCGTTGAGCGAGCCAACCTCACGCTGCAAGACCGACTGGTTAAAGAGATGCGCTTACAAGGTATCGACACCATCGAACAAGCCAACGCCTGGCTTCCCTACTTCATCGCCGATTTTAACCATCGCTTTGCTAAGCCCGCTCAATACCCAAAAGACATGCATCGCCCGGTTCGAGAGTCCAAGCAAGAACTCGACGATATTTTCAGTTGGCAAGAAACCCGCAAGCTCTCAAAGTCGCTGACATTTCAATACGATAAAGTGATTTATCTCATTGAACCTACTGAAGAAAACAGCCGACTAGCGCACGAACATGTCAAGATACTCGACTACCCAAACGGTGAAATCGCCATCCAATACGGGCATCGAAAACTCGAATTCAAAACCTTCGACAAACTCGAGCACGTTCAACAAACCCAAATCGTCGACAACAAACGCCTCGGCCAAGTTTTAAAATTTGCTCAGCAACAACAAGAAGAATTCGAACAACAACAGCAACGAACCCGCAGTAAGAAAGCCCCCAAGCGCCGTGCACAACAAAGAGCCCTTCAAACAGCGCCTCGAGCCATCAACCCTGTCCTCACCGAACCATTCAAAGCTTCCAGTCGAAAGACCTAACAAGGGGACATTTCTATTTGGGACAAATGAGGACATTTTAAAGTGGGATTGACAGTAAGTAGATTTGTTTTTAACGT harbors:
- a CDS encoding ExbD/TolR family protein, which translates into the protein MRLGRRHSKNEEAQIDLTSMLDIVFIMLIFFIVTSSFVRESGVEVNRPQASNVVSQKDAGIFVAITSANDIFIDKRVVDVERVQATLEHLLLEQPDASLVIQADEHAYNGTVVKVMDAAKGAGVKNIALAAEKR
- a CDS encoding MotA/TolQ/ExbB proton channel family protein; translation: MDILSGSLLPASWLTSDWLLSLSSFMEQGGFVLWWLAAVVLVYWVLVVERVLYLAFYFPKQRQAWITKWHEREDHSSWHAKAIREGWLGQASILLNQNLNFIKLLVAICPMLGLLGTVTGMISVFDVMATQGSSDPKLMASGISLATLPTMAGMVAALAGMFVHARLAKVCNRLELKLEKSLRSQR
- a CDS encoding MotA/TolQ/ExbB proton channel family protein: MNLKPLAALLCITSISFSAFSASDTTAQLVNKAKSESRTQASHNVVREADFKKTEQELKAIKAQLEAKRTSIQGATDVLTQTFSDNENKLARLEEKLRLETGSLGELFGVVRQNAKELGAELSSTVNSVDRAEHTATVDQIIDAKSLPSMPQLTGLWMSMVEQIQASSELSKSQIAFINGEGNTQTVDAYRLGSIGLITDQGYVSWNTQREDAIAYLKQPSNGPTLASLSTLANGDVSNVVVDPSRGFMLEQLALTPSLTDRLQAGGVVGKVILGLLAIGVIIALVRGISLAIARQKIRAQLKNPEQAGDNPLGRVLAVYNKEQNQTVEALELRLLEAVVDEQTHLEKGLSMLKLLAALAPMLGLLGTVTGMIETFQVITQFGNGDPKVMAGGISMALVTTVLGLVAAMPLLLAHNILSTQAENIRNILEKQGIGLVAEQAEKTVESKAVVSPVGTAA
- a CDS encoding DUF3450 domain-containing protein, with translation MNLLKTSLALAISLVATSSMANSLDQAQSIQNKTNNASASSQKVIDKSSQATLMLQAEIERLQEEVKNLEIYHDHLAALVESQNQEAQSIEGQIDEIKYTRQGVVPLMYQMIDGLQQLVEQDVPIRKEQRLERVEKLQAMMTRADVSDAEKYRRILEAYQIEMDYGIKLGAYQGRVALSSDRTIEADVLHLGRISLVARNLNGSQYWSWNQTQNQWQELDSSMKSELDKAYDIASQQAAPSLITLPVSLTVAEVK
- a CDS encoding TonB-dependent siderophore receptor, whose amino-acid sequence is MFSKSPLALVIGAVLASPAVLAETVKTDEHMVVEGRDYGYKADTNTTAMRMEATQLETPGQVSVIDEQIIDEQRATTLGDVLKNDASVSAGGTSRNRERFSLRGFSVESSSGFLKNGQQHWSHYRQPIELLERVEVLKGPSGLLYGISAPGGLINMVSKKPTYDTQVSVSQDIGSNDHSRTTVDVSGALNDAETLRGRAILSKESYGSWRTYGDGTEPQTERFVGGVFVDYDVNEDVTVSVHYDKTNDEGSVDSGALYTLDGNRVGSDKHIWDAQWSQIENDVENVGFDIAANLTDTWSLKTGFNYQDFERIDMESYPSFSNMNPDGTGTVTQGGNYRHDKWRFRTAYVDLTTTADLAGTEHQLLFGANWLGYSYYRGMDRFSSAEYAPDATVPAPSVGPTSLGKMSTYDTWGFYIQDLITINDEWQVLAGARFDRKVSDGVAEENVAPKLGLIYHPASNGSIYASYSESFEPQGVVSSGSRNYTNDGELLDAATGVSYEVGTKWELMDERLFVSGAVFDITQENISMDVEDTSSGDWTKTQGGEQVHRGAELAAQGFISERFSMSGSAMYLDAEITNHETYEGNRPVDVPEFAASVWSTYAATNEVDVNLGLIYEGSRYGDSANTFKKDGYARVDMGAAYTLKYDDSLDFVARLTVENVFDKEYLAGGGSTSSKHQFAEDVVIGEGRNYMATLQVKY
- a CDS encoding dicarboxylate/amino acid:cation symporter → MNTKKPMSLTGRVILGMVVGILTGFAIQSLFADSGFVNNYIVNGLFEVGGQIFVASLKMLVVPLVFVSLVCGTSSLKDLSTLGRMGGKTLALYIGTTAVAITLALTIGNLFQPGAGADLTAASSFKSADAPSLGQVIIDMFPTNPIQAMAEGKTLQVIVFAVLFGIAISAAGKPGERIAAVFSDLNEVIMKLVALLMNLAPYGVFFLMAKLFSGLGLSAIWNLAEYFLVLTGTLLLHGLVTYSAMLKGFTGLSPITFLRKMEDAIMFAFSTASSNATIPVTMETAKNRMGVDNKVASFTVPLGATVNMDGTAIMQGVATAFIAQAYNIDLSMGDYLMVILTATLASVGTAGVPGVGLVMLAMVLNQVGLPLEGIALIMGVDRLLDMIRTAVNITGDSAVSIIVAKSEGALDESRFNDPAAGEKEEEVKLARQQA
- a CDS encoding sensor histidine kinase, giving the protein MSKKLLRCPDFITKRKEGLTFQLFSYLTVILVSILILQGVAERALMKALLKVPESVKAEMLDLAYQANVLIEEGDMDELADWGNAQQYYLFVIDKDNRPITHRHMHPHFEFKLKYLRTLDHQLSDRVSKPIFGLPLDNGKTLVIQLPHQFHPAKSFAPYSYMLKALIALVVLSLFSIIMAKSLQQPLDRLREASRRLAQGDFTVSVVSELNSTTREFNELAHDFDHMTFEIKSLAEKQRRLIRDVSHELRTPLARQNLALHLLRSKVDDKSIGLLERMENETEEMNKLVGEILEFSRLETSRYDSKLSLMHLEHYCSMLIAQMQNDLKPNQTLIGSLETPTSMVNVDERLLLRVIGNLVGNAIKYAGENAHVVVTTYEQVIDKRYSVISVEDDGDGIPDNKIAGIFDPFTRIESARDKQSGGYGLGLAIVKEAMGVMNGHVTAENREGGGLRVNLMFPIGD
- a CDS encoding response regulator transcription factor, whose protein sequence is MSRVLVVDDDIQLCELLGEVLENEGYHVDTVHCGESALEFIQTHPVDLVLLDVMLPNLSGIQVARRICQRFATPILMLTALNDDASMLDGYQAGADQYIAKPFNVPELLTRIKVILRRVGFERQRQSLASSNHGLCEQLSRLPLTGTEKDLLDYLVKNDGIVVSKSDLQIHVLKKELCPFDRNLDMHISNIRRKLVQAGLSKQHIKTVRGKGYSYLESVGA
- a CDS encoding NYN domain-containing protein, giving the protein MENIAILVDVQNVYYTTRDKYRSNFDYNQFWYVATEGRNVVVANAYAISSQDPKQRQFHHILRGVGFNVKLKPFIQRRDGSAKGDWDVGIALDAIELAETVDTIVLVSGDGDFEILVERIKERFGKPVEVYGVPGLTAQNLIDSASKFVPIEKDFLL
- a CDS encoding ISNCY family transposase, with translation MSEKDIHRFKVLTDVREKRLRQVDAAIILNLSARHIRRLVNKLVSLGAQSLTHAARGRPSNRRYSEHFRIEILKLIREHYSDFSPTFALEKLTERHNLSVSKETLRQWMIADGLWLPHSQRKPRVYQPRYRRDCLGELIQIDGSHHDWFEGRSDKCCLLVFIDDATGRLMNLRFSETESAFDYMLTTREYLNEHGKPIAFYSDKHSIFRVNQEKHKQVGQTQYGRVLKELAIELICANSSQAKGRVERANLTLQDRLVKEMRLQGIDTIEQANAWLPYFIADFNHRFAKPAQYPKDMHRPVRESKQELDDIFSWQETRKLSKSLTFQYDKVIYLIEPTEENSRLAHEHVKILDYPNGEIAIQYGHRKLEFKTFDKLEHVQQTQIVDNKRLGQVLKFAQQQQEEFEQQQQRTRSKKAPKRRAQQRALQTAPRAINPVLTEPFKASSRKT